In the genome of Bacillota bacterium, the window TATCCCAAATGGATAAAATCACTAATGTTAAAAATGAATTTCGCTTAAAGCAATGGGCAAAAATCATTCAGTCCTGTCAAGAGAGCAACATGACCGTTGTTGCCTGGTGTGCCCAGAATAATGTGAATATAAAATCATACTATTATTGGCTCCGCAAACTCCGTACCTTAGCGTGTGAGTCCGGACAATTAATGACGAATCATAGTGAACAACAGATTGTACCCTTGACATTCGAGAGGGCAAAGACATCCTCTGAGGCAGCGATAACAATACATCTATCTGATATTTCCATTGATATTAATAATGGAGCATCAAGGACAACCATAGAGGCTGTTCTTTCTAGCTTGAAAAATATATGTTAGGCGATATATCAAGAGCAGAGGATGTATATGTTGTCTGCGGGTACACGGATATGCGCAAGTCTATCGATGGTCTTGCAGCTTATAATAAAAGGGACCTTCGGGATGGATCCATTTGCTCCGAGCCTCTTTTTGTTCTGTGGGAGAAAGTGTGACCGGATAAAGGCACTCTTCTGGGAAGGTGACGGTTTTGTCCTTCTATATAAACGGTTGGAAAGTGGAAGCTTTAAATGGCCACGCACACCGGAGCAGGCAAGA includes:
- a CDS encoding IS66 family insertion sequence element accessory protein TnpB; its protein translation is MDKITNVKNEFRLKQWAKIIQSCQESNMTVVAWCAQNNVNIKSYYYWLRKLRTLACESGQLMTNHSEQQIVPLTFERAKTSSEAAITIHLSDISIDINNGASRTTIEAVLSSLKNIC
- the tnpB gene encoding IS66 family insertion sequence element accessory protein TnpB encodes the protein MLSAGTRICASLSMVLQLIIKGTFGMDPFAPSLFLFCGRKCDRIKALFWEGDGFVLLYKRLESGSFKWPRTPEQARRLSKREFRWLMEGLEIDQPKAIHNAKTGEIY